Part of the Thermincola ferriacetica genome, ATGCACACGTGGAGGGGCTGATATGCCGTCTGACCGGGGCGGAAGCAGCTTTGGTAGTGAATAACAATGCGGCTGCAGTTTTACTCGTTTTAAACACCCTGGCGAAAGATAAAGAAGTTGTGGTTTCCAGAGGCCAACTGGTGGAAATAGGTGGTTCCTTCAGAATCCCGGATGTCATGCGGCAGAGCGGTGCTATCCTTGTGGAAGTGGGTACGACCAATAAAACACACCTTGCCGATTACCTGAGAGCCATCACGGAAAACACTGCTTTGCTGTTAAAAGTTCATACCAGCAATTACCGGATTATCGGGTTTACTTCCGAAGTATCTGTTTCGGAGCTGGCCCAAATAGGGCATGCCAAGGGAATACCTGTTTACGAGGACCTGGGCAGCGGGGTGCTGGTGGACTTTCGGAATTATGGCCTGACTTACGAACCTACTGTACAGGACAGCATACGGGCCGGCGTGGATTTGGTAAGTTTCAGCGGGGACAAGCTCTTTGGCGGACCCCAGGCGGGAATAATCGCAGGCCGCAGGGAACTGATCGAACAGTGCAAAAAGAATCCCCTGACCAGAGCCTTACGGGTAGATAAACTTACTTTTGCTGCCCTGGAAGCTACGCTGCGGATATACTTCGATGAAAACCGGGCGTTGATGGAAATACCGACTTTACAGATGCTGACTATTCCTTATGGTGATCTCCTGAAAAGAGTGAAACGAAACGCCCGCAATCTGAGTAAGGCCCTTGGCGGTAATGCCAAGGTAGAAGTAATACAGGGTTTTTCTCAGGTAGGTGGAGGAGCCCTGCCTGAGGAAAACATACCAAGCCCTCTGGTGGCCGTAAAACCTGTTTATGTTTCTGTTAACTGGCTGGAGGAGCACCTGCGCGGAGCCGTCACACCGATACTGGCCAGGATTCAGAAAGATCAACTGCTTTTGGATTACAGGACCATACTCCCCGACGAAGAAAACGAGGTTATAAGTGTAATCAGTGAGCTGCTGGCTGATTCCAGCAGGTTGGTGGAACAGGAGGTGTCTTTTTGACCAAAAAGGAAATCAGTTGCACCCTAACATCTTTAACCTGTTCGGCGGGATGAGCGGCAAAAATAGGTCCGGAGGACCTGGCCAAAGTCATCAGTCTGTTGCCGTCAACTGGAAAAGACCCTAATTTACTGGTAGGGCTTGACACCTCCGACGATGCCGGGGTTTATAAGCTTACCGATGATATTGCCTTGATTCAGACCCTGGATTTCTTTACGCCTGTTGTAGACAACCCCTATGACTTCGGGCGAATTGCCGCCGCTAACGCCCTCAGCGATGTATATGCCATGGGGGGAAAGCCGCTCACGGCCATGAACCTGGTTGGGTTTCCGACTGAGACCCTGGGATTGGAAATACTGGCGGAAATTTTACGGGGTGGCGCTGAAAAGGTATGTGAAGCAGGTGCTGTACTACTGGGTGGGCATTCCGTCGAAGATAAAGAACCCAAATACGGTTTATCCGTAACCGGGATTATCCATCCGGACCGGGTTCTGACCAATGCAGCGGCAAAACCGGGAGACGTGCTTATTTTAACTAAACCGCTGGGCATCGGTATCATTACCACTGCCCTGAAAGCAGGCATGGCTTCTGAAGAGGCGGAGAGGGAAGCTACGGCAGTCATGAGCGCTTTAAATAAGGATGCCGCAGAAACCATGCAGGAAGTGGGCGCCCATGCCTGTACAGATGTAACGGGATTCGGTCTTCTGGGCCATGCTCTGGAATTGGCTAAAGCGAGCTCGGTAAATGTAAGGATTTTTGCTGCAGAGGTGCCGGTCCTGGCCCCGGCCCGGGAATATGTACGCTATGGCTTGATTCCTGCCGGTACAAGAAGAAACCTGAAATATGTTGCTCAGTTTACTCGATTTGACGACAACCTGGAGGAAGAAGAAAGGATTATACTGGCAGATACCATTACTTCCGGAGGCCTACTCATTTCGCTGCCGGAAGAAAAAGCTGCCCGTTATATGGAGCTTAGCCGTGAAAAGGGGCTGAATGCTGCCATAATAGGTGAAGTCATCCCCGGGAAGGGAAATCTTGAAGTATACAAGGAGAGTTAGCGGTGATTATCGAATCTGTGCGTTTGACATATAAACAACCTTTGGTAAACAAATATCTCTACCATTTTCCTGCTGTGGAATGCCTTTTTTCGGCTAACCCCTACAGGCTTGCCGATTTTCAGTATCGCCTGCAGACAGTGGCCAATGAATATAAGGCGGACCGGGAGGAACTGGTCCGTATTTTGCTGTCCTATAACAAAAATTTAGGCTGCAGTCAGAAAACCGTGGCCAATATCGAAATGTTAAGAGACAAAAACAGCGTGGTCGTTATAACCGGACAGCAGGCCGGGGTTTTCACGGGCCCTTTATATACCATCTATAAAACTATTACGGTCATACAGTTGGCGCAAAAGTTATCAAGAGACCTGGGGTGTCCCGTGATACCCTTTTTCTGGGTGGCCAGCGAAGACCACGATTTCCAGGAAATAAATCACCTGGACTTCATTAACAGGCAGGGCCGGTTGGACCGGTTAGTACTGGAAGAAGAACCGGGAGGCAAATTCTCGGTTGGGCATATTCCTGTTTCGGAAGCTGTTTATAAATTAATAGATGCCCTGGCGGAGTCCACTAATCCGGCCGAGTGGAAGGAAGGTTATATAGAGCAGTTGAAAGACTATGCCTGTTCTTCCGAAAACCTTGCCGAGTGGTTTGCCAGGATTATGACAGGGTTTTTCACTGATTACGGGTTGGTCATGGTTCATCCTATGCTGCCGGGTATACGTAAGCTGATGGCGCCATTGTTCGAACAGTTTGTTATCCGGTCCGAAGAGGTAAACAGGGCTCTGGAACAGGGTAAGAACATGGTTATGGACTTGGGCTTTACGCCCCAGGTGGACAAAGATCCCGAACACCTGCACCTTTTTCGTTATGTAGACGGGGAACGCCTGCCTCTATTAAAGGAAAATGATGTTTTCACTGTACGGGGCAGGGATTTGCATTGGCGCGAGGACGAACTGTTGGCCGCCATCAGGGATAATCCTGAGGATTTCAGTCCTAACGTGGTTCTGCGGCCCGTAGCTCAGGATTATGTGTTACCCCTTTTGGCTTACGTGGCGGGACCCGGGGAAATATCCTATTATGCCCTGTACAAAGCAATTTATCCTCTTTTTGGTATGAACATGCCGATAATTTATCCCCGCGCTAATATAACTCTTTTGGAAGG contains:
- the selA gene encoding L-seryl-tRNA(Sec) selenium transferase, whose amino-acid sequence is MVDKNRLLRQLPAINIILQTAEIQALIREYGHPLVSEAAGEVVQQLREKILKAAEEDYRGLDQEITLKNIIAMLMQRVYEKVQPRLRRVINATGIVLHTNLGRAILGQKVTEALTEVASGYSNLELDLSTGERGSRYAHVEGLICRLTGAEAALVVNNNAAAVLLVLNTLAKDKEVVVSRGQLVEIGGSFRIPDVMRQSGAILVEVGTTNKTHLADYLRAITENTALLLKVHTSNYRIIGFTSEVSVSELAQIGHAKGIPVYEDLGSGVLVDFRNYGLTYEPTVQDSIRAGVDLVSFSGDKLFGGPQAGIIAGRRELIEQCKKNPLTRALRVDKLTFAALEATLRIYFDENRALMEIPTLQMLTIPYGDLLKRVKRNARNLSKALGGNAKVEVIQGFSQVGGGALPEENIPSPLVAVKPVYVSVNWLEEHLRGAVTPILARIQKDQLLLDYRTILPDEENEVISVISELLADSSRLVEQEVSF
- the selD gene encoding selenide, water dikinase SelD, whose translation is MTKKEISCTLTSLTCSAGUAAKIGPEDLAKVISLLPSTGKDPNLLVGLDTSDDAGVYKLTDDIALIQTLDFFTPVVDNPYDFGRIAAANALSDVYAMGGKPLTAMNLVGFPTETLGLEILAEILRGGAEKVCEAGAVLLGGHSVEDKEPKYGLSVTGIIHPDRVLTNAAAKPGDVLILTKPLGIGIITTALKAGMASEEAEREATAVMSALNKDAAETMQEVGAHACTDVTGFGLLGHALELAKASSVNVRIFAAEVPVLAPAREYVRYGLIPAGTRRNLKYVAQFTRFDDNLEEEERIILADTITSGGLLISLPEEKAARYMELSREKGLNAAIIGEVIPGKGNLEVYKES
- the bshC gene encoding bacillithiol biosynthesis cysteine-adding enzyme BshC — its product is MIIESVRLTYKQPLVNKYLYHFPAVECLFSANPYRLADFQYRLQTVANEYKADREELVRILLSYNKNLGCSQKTVANIEMLRDKNSVVVITGQQAGVFTGPLYTIYKTITVIQLAQKLSRDLGCPVIPFFWVASEDHDFQEINHLDFINRQGRLDRLVLEEEPGGKFSVGHIPVSEAVYKLIDALAESTNPAEWKEGYIEQLKDYACSSENLAEWFARIMTGFFTDYGLVMVHPMLPGIRKLMAPLFEQFVIRSEEVNRALEQGKNMVMDLGFTPQVDKDPEHLHLFRYVDGERLPLLKENDVFTVRGRDLHWREDELLAAIRDNPEDFSPNVVLRPVAQDYVLPLLAYVAGPGEISYYALYKAIYPLFGMNMPIIYPRANITLLEGNISKLMQKYGLSLNDVVEGMEEKQRQFLKELETVDIEGLFNGFREKVGRCFQEVNDEVIVIDPSLRRVGEEAWNKALYQINHYYEKVQQYHRKKNDTLVRQLGKISLSLFPKNNFQERVFNIFPYLFKHGPGLINGLVGLPLIEGTDHKIVHINPEI